A single genomic interval of Selenobaculum gibii harbors:
- a CDS encoding tyrosine-type recombinase/integrase yields MNLAKKLKSKNIHPHSFLYTHTSLLAEAGVPLEVIQDRLGYSDDSLTKEICLHIAKKLQNDAAKKFANLMNGSK; encoded by the coding sequence ATAAATTTAGCTAAAAAATTAAAGTCCAAAAATATTCATCCACATTCATTTCTCTATACCCATACTTCCCTACTTGCTGAAGCAGGTGTTCCACTTGAAGTTATTCAAGATAGACTTGGTTATTCAGATGATTCCTTAACGAAAGAAATTTGTTTACATATAGCCAAGAAATTGCAAAATGATGCGGCTAAAAAATTTGCAAATTTAATGAATGGTTCAAAATAA
- a CDS encoding ImmA/IrrE family metallo-endopeptidase, translated as MTTKSPDAFYPRLKQIFSECGVAFVALPYLKSSGINGAVKWLNPDKALLLINDRNKHADVFGFALFHEIKHILQQKIKTIYLSFDKKNSAASLGSNNELNEKEADEFARQRLIPDEEYQAFIYEENYSKKSIQHFAEKIDIHPCIVLGRLKYDKKLEWNVYSDLRIQYQII; from the coding sequence ATGACTACAAAATCTCCAGATGCTTTTTACCCGAGGTTAAAGCAAATATTTAGTGAGTGCGGAGTGGCATTTGTGGCATTACCTTATTTGAAAAGCTCAGGAATAAATGGAGCTGTTAAATGGCTCAATCCTGATAAAGCGTTGTTGTTAATCAATGATAGAAATAAACATGCGGATGTTTTTGGGTTTGCTTTATTTCATGAAATTAAGCATATATTACAGCAAAAAATTAAAACTATATATTTATCTTTTGATAAGAAAAATTCAGCCGCATCATTAGGAAGTAATAATGAATTAAATGAAAAGGAAGCGGATGAATTTGCAAGGCAGCGACTTATTCCTGATGAAGAATACCAAGCATTTATATATGAAGAGAATTACAGTAAAAAATCTATACAACATTTTGCGGAAAAAATAGATATCCATCCATGCATAGTTTTAGGACGATTAAAATATGATAAAAAATTAGAGTGGAATGTGTATTCTGATTTACGTATACAATATCAAATTATATAA
- a CDS encoding HipA family kinase, whose product MLRGKKVLGNVGVGVTCPFFCEANDGNIYIVKTNKKNIPAQILISEFLGKFIGERLELIFPHSDLIDISQLKMNESFFSLQFASQYIPYVEYLNHDHFKKAINIKEMAGVILFDHIFHNPDRIMNRKNLLFSHLGHRIYAIDNSHLFKCSHWNNEVLKKLTKQVSVYQNHLYGVLLRNFLTKEDFYPYINRIKTISKNEILSIISQIPDEWEKGDFDLNYLIDFIITRFDNIEKIAEAILPKTKEEQLI is encoded by the coding sequence ATGTTAAGAGGGAAAAAGGTTCTTGGTAATGTAGGAGTTGGCGTTACCTGCCCATTCTTTTGTGAGGCCAATGATGGGAATATATATATTGTAAAAACCAATAAGAAAAACATACCAGCACAAATACTAATTAGTGAATTTCTAGGAAAATTTATTGGAGAAAGATTAGAATTAATTTTTCCCCATAGCGATTTAATTGATATAAGCCAATTAAAAATGAATGAATCTTTTTTTTCTTTACAATTTGCTTCCCAATATATTCCTTATGTAGAATATCTTAATCATGATCATTTTAAAAAGGCTATAAATATTAAGGAAATGGCTGGAGTAATACTATTTGATCATATCTTTCACAATCCAGACAGAATAATGAATAGAAAAAATCTTTTATTTTCGCATTTAGGTCATCGCATTTATGCAATCGATAATTCTCATCTATTTAAATGTAGCCATTGGAATAACGAAGTTTTAAAAAAACTTACTAAGCAAGTATCTGTATATCAAAATCATTTATACGGGGTACTATTAAGAAACTTCTTAACAAAAGAAGATTTTTATCCATATATAAACCGTATAAAAACGATTAGCAAAAATGAAATTTTATCTATTATCTCACAAATTCCAGATGAATGGGAAAAAGGGGACTTTGATTTAAACTATTTAATAGATTTTATTATAACAAGATTTGATAATATCGAAAAAATAGCAGAAGCTATTTTGCCAAAAACTAAAGAGGAACAACTTATATAA
- the dapB gene encoding 4-hydroxy-tetrahydrodipicolinate reductase — MIKVVVCGAYGKMGRAVLNAVHNDSDLMLVGAVDVMSKGDDIGSLIGIDKIGINVRKDLQEVLTETSADVVVDFTNPNVVMNNIRIILKNRVYPVVGTTGLTDENKKEIEQLCKENNVGAFIAPNFAIGAVLMMKLSQEVAKYMPDIEIIELHHDQKLDAPSGTALRTAELISEVRGVRAQGHPDEVEKIKGARGSDFNGIHIHSVRLPGYVAHQEVIFGGLGQTLTIRHDSINRDSFMPGVVIACKKVVSLDTLVCGLENILN, encoded by the coding sequence TTGATAAAAGTAGTAGTTTGTGGTGCATATGGGAAAATGGGTCGTGCTGTTTTAAATGCAGTACATAATGATAGTGATCTTATGCTTGTAGGTGCAGTAGATGTCATGTCCAAAGGTGATGATATTGGTTCATTGATTGGAATTGATAAAATTGGAATTAATGTAAGAAAAGACTTGCAAGAGGTGCTGACTGAAACCAGCGCAGATGTCGTTGTTGATTTTACGAATCCTAATGTAGTAATGAATAATATTAGAATTATACTTAAAAATAGAGTTTATCCGGTTGTTGGGACTACTGGATTGACAGATGAAAATAAAAAAGAAATAGAGCAACTGTGTAAAGAAAATAATGTGGGGGCATTCATAGCGCCAAACTTTGCAATTGGTGCTGTTTTGATGATGAAGTTATCACAGGAAGTCGCAAAATACATGCCTGATATTGAAATTATAGAGTTGCATCATGATCAAAAATTAGATGCACCATCAGGCACGGCGCTACGTACTGCTGAACTTATTAGTGAAGTTCGCGGCGTGAGAGCACAAGGGCATCCGGATGAAGTAGAAAAAATAAAAGGTGCACGTGGATCTGATTTTAATGGAATACATATTCACAGTGTTCGTTTACCTGGATATGTAGCGCATCAAGAAGTGATTTTCGGGGGATTAGGTCAAACTCTAACGATTAGACATGACTCTATTAATCGAGATTCATTTATGCCAGGTGTTGTCATTGCCTGCAAAAAAGTTGTCAGTTTAGATACACTAGTATGTGGACTAGAAAATATATTAAATTAA
- a CDS encoding aspartate-semialdehyde dehydrogenase — protein MKKYNVAILGATGAVGQEFLSLIEERNFPFANLKLLASKRSAGKVIKFMGKDYVVEEATNESFKDVQIALFAGGSASTVFAPAAVKSGAVVIDNSSAFRMDPEVPLVVPEVNPEAIKNHKGIIANPNCSTIIMTMALKPIYDKVKIKRVVVSTYQAVSGGGKEAIDELEQQVKAIAENRPVEAKILPGASLAKHYQIAFNLIPQIDVFKDNGYTKEEMKMIDETHKILDDYGMGITATTIRVPVYRSHAESINLELEDDLSIDEVKSALSNFEGVIVKDNPDEMEYPMPLYTSNQDEVFIGRIRKDYSIKNGLNLWVVGDQIRKGAALNALQIAEYMIKHNMF, from the coding sequence ATGAAAAAATATAATGTTGCTATTTTAGGTGCTACTGGTGCAGTTGGGCAAGAATTTTTAAGTTTAATTGAAGAACGTAATTTCCCTTTTGCTAATTTAAAATTGTTAGCCTCAAAGCGTTCAGCAGGAAAAGTAATAAAGTTTATGGGCAAAGATTATGTAGTAGAAGAAGCAACAAATGAATCATTTAAGGATGTACAAATTGCTTTATTTGCAGGTGGCTCAGCAAGCACGGTCTTTGCTCCAGCTGCTGTAAAAAGTGGTGCTGTAGTTATTGATAATTCAAGCGCATTTCGAATGGATCCTGAAGTACCATTAGTAGTGCCAGAAGTAAATCCAGAAGCGATAAAGAATCATAAAGGAATTATCGCGAATCCAAATTGTTCGACGATTATTATGACAATGGCATTAAAACCAATTTATGATAAAGTAAAGATTAAAAGAGTTGTTGTATCGACTTATCAGGCTGTGTCTGGTGGTGGCAAAGAAGCAATTGATGAATTAGAACAACAAGTAAAGGCTATTGCTGAAAATCGTCCTGTTGAGGCAAAAATTCTACCTGGAGCAAGTTTAGCGAAACATTATCAGATCGCATTTAATTTAATTCCTCAAATTGATGTCTTTAAAGATAACGGATATACTAAAGAAGAAATGAAAATGATTGATGAAACACACAAGATTTTAGATGATTATGGAATGGGAATTACTGCTACTACAATTAGGGTTCCAGTATACCGTAGTCACGCAGAATCTATTAATTTAGAATTGGAAGATGATCTTAGTATAGATGAAGTTAAGTCAGCTTTATCAAATTTTGAAGGTGTGATTGTGAAAGACAATCCAGATGAAATGGAGTATCCTATGCCTCTTTATACATCAAATCAAGACGAAGTTTTCATCGGACGTATAAGAAAAGATTATTCAATAAAAAATGGTTTAAACTTATGGGTAGTTGGTGATCAAATTCGTAAAGGTGCGGCATTAAATGCTTTGCAAATTGCGGAATATATGATCAAACATAACATGTTTTGA
- the dapG gene encoding aspartate kinase: MRIVVQKFGGTSVATEESRSFVLAKVLKLKLEGFFPVVVVSAMGRSGESYATDTLIHLLKEVNDCVNARELDQIMCCGEMISAAVMTATLQKAGLNTVMLNGSQAGIITDSQFSKARIQRIDTTRIFQLINKGKIPVVCGFQGVNEFNDFTTLGRGGSDTTAAALGVALQAERIEIYTDVEGIMTADPRLVDNTKILDKVSYDEVCQLAYQGAKVIHPRAVEIAMQKHIPLLIKSTFSDVEGTLIGDFIDDDIHDRIVTGIAYLDGLSQVKVSNIIQSEQMNLFRLLGNGGISIDLINIYPDYIVFTINSGATSQLLEILEMYSTNIEIISYCAKVSIVGGGMREASGVIASFVESLSKNNIKILQTVDSHTSISALIATSDLKNAITFLHDRFILEK, encoded by the coding sequence ATGCGTATTGTTGTGCAAAAATTTGGAGGAACTTCAGTTGCAACTGAAGAAAGCCGAAGTTTTGTATTGGCAAAAGTACTAAAATTGAAGCTAGAGGGCTTCTTTCCCGTAGTTGTTGTTTCGGCGATGGGACGTAGTGGAGAAAGTTATGCAACAGATACGCTGATTCATTTATTAAAAGAAGTAAATGATTGTGTAAATGCACGTGAACTGGATCAAATTATGTGCTGTGGTGAAATGATTTCAGCAGCTGTTATGACAGCGACACTACAAAAGGCTGGTTTAAACACAGTAATGCTAAATGGAAGTCAAGCAGGAATAATAACAGATTCACAGTTTTCTAAAGCTAGAATTCAGAGAATTGATACAACACGTATTTTCCAACTGATTAACAAAGGTAAAATACCTGTGGTGTGTGGATTTCAAGGAGTAAATGAATTTAATGATTTTACAACTTTAGGTCGTGGTGGCAGTGATACAACTGCTGCGGCATTAGGGGTAGCATTACAAGCGGAGCGAATTGAAATTTATACAGATGTAGAGGGGATTATGACTGCAGATCCAAGATTGGTTGATAATACTAAGATTTTAGATAAGGTGAGTTATGATGAAGTTTGTCAGTTAGCATATCAGGGTGCCAAAGTGATTCATCCTCGTGCTGTCGAAATTGCAATGCAAAAGCATATTCCACTTTTAATTAAATCTACTTTTTCTGATGTAGAGGGAACTCTGATTGGTGATTTTATTGATGATGATATTCATGATCGGATTGTAACAGGTATTGCTTATTTAGATGGTTTATCTCAGGTAAAAGTAAGTAATATTATTCAAAGTGAGCAAATGAATTTATTTAGGTTATTAGGTAATGGTGGAATCAGTATTGATTTAATTAATATTTATCCTGATTATATTGTGTTTACGATAAATTCAGGGGCAACCTCACAACTTTTAGAAATTTTAGAGATGTATTCGACAAATATTGAAATAATAAGTTATTGTGCAAAGGTTTCTATCGTTGGTGGTGGGATGCGCGAGGCTTCAGGTGTTATTGCTAGCTTTGTAGAATCTTTGTCTAAGAATAACATTAAAATTCTTCAAACGGTTGATTCACATACGTCTATTTCAGCGCTAATTGCAACATCTGACCTAAAAAATGCAATAACTTTCTTGCATGATAGGTTTATTTTAGAAAAATAA
- a CDS encoding ClpP family protease, translating to MENHDKNNQKNASDKNIAKGIAKNPALDNIKELGTPEIAIAKSNIHVMTIIGQIEGHMILSPNNKTTKYEHIMPQLVAIEQNKDIEGLMILLNTVGGDVEAGLAIAEMIASLSKPSVSVVLGGGHSIGVPVAVSANYSYIVESATMTIHPIRLNGMVIGAQSSFDYLEKMQERVNNFVVAHSKIKSNCWKDLLYKTGELSRDIGTSVGGKDAVKYGLINEIGGVSQAMNKLQEMIQLNKSSKVMKQ from the coding sequence GTGGAAAATCATGATAAAAATAATCAAAAAAACGCTTCAGATAAAAATATAGCAAAAGGTATTGCAAAAAATCCAGCATTAGATAATATAAAAGAATTAGGAACACCTGAGATTGCAATTGCAAAATCTAATATTCATGTTATGACAATCATTGGTCAGATTGAAGGGCATATGATCTTATCACCAAATAACAAAACGACTAAATATGAACATATTATGCCTCAGTTAGTGGCGATTGAACAAAATAAAGATATTGAAGGCTTAATGATTTTATTAAATACAGTTGGTGGAGATGTAGAAGCGGGGTTAGCTATTGCTGAAATGATTGCAAGTTTATCCAAGCCCTCTGTTTCAGTTGTTTTAGGAGGAGGCCATAGTATAGGCGTGCCAGTTGCTGTATCGGCTAATTATTCTTATATTGTAGAAAGTGCGACTATGACAATTCATCCTATTCGGTTAAACGGAATGGTGATTGGGGCGCAAAGCTCATTTGACTACCTTGAAAAAATGCAAGAACGTGTTAATAATTTTGTTGTAGCTCATTCAAAGATTAAAAGTAATTGTTGGAAGGATTTGCTTTATAAAACAGGCGAATTATCAAGAGATATTGGAACTTCAGTAGGAGGAAAAGATGCAGTTAAATATGGATTAATTAATGAAATTGGCGGAGTATCACAAGCAATGAATAAGTTGCAAGAAATGATTCAATTAAATAAAAGCAGCAAGGTGATGAAGCAGTAA
- a CDS encoding YlzJ-like family protein: protein MWTIVPDMFLFSKDDPKFLENQYDEIEFSNKILVTRKLNEKQYEIVRIITTDPRDYLNEKIQPGSIINSNLF, encoded by the coding sequence ATGTGGACAATAGTTCCAGACATGTTTTTATTCTCTAAGGATGATCCGAAATTTCTAGAAAATCAATATGACGAAATTGAATTTTCAAATAAAATTCTAGTAACAAGAAAATTAAATGAAAAGCAATATGAAATTGTTAGAATAATTACAACTGATCCTAGGGATTATCTAAATGAAAAAATACAACCAGGATCAATTATCAATAGCAATCTATTTTAA
- a CDS encoding site-specific integrase yields the protein MNDNFFLKDNSSILNNKNLSQKSKKRMQSVLAKNTLSAYESDWRDFYQWCKYHNVDALGATEETIVNYINDLADHAKSNTISRRLTAISENHKAAGFIENNPVKSNLVKNALQAIKREKGTMQQGKAPILVEDIIELSMLFNTEDIIQCRDKALILLGFSGAFRRSELVNIQYEDLTFTREGLIILLKNSKADQLGEGEYLAIPYASDRNICAVTALQKWIEKSHIHTGPIFRPFTKKHQLKNTHLSDKSVALLVKKYMELLGFDSRDFAGHSLRRGFASSAAQHNVDERTIMQQTRHKSEKMVRRYIEQGNLFKNNALRKMF from the coding sequence ATGAATGACAATTTTTTTCTAAAAGATAATTCTAGCATTTTAAACAATAAAAACTTATCTCAAAAAAGTAAAAAACGTATGCAAAGTGTTTTAGCAAAAAACACTTTATCAGCATATGAAAGTGATTGGCGGGACTTTTATCAATGGTGTAAATATCATAATGTAGATGCATTAGGTGCTACAGAAGAGACTATTGTAAATTATATTAATGATTTAGCCGATCATGCAAAATCCAATACTATATCTCGTCGATTAACTGCCATTTCTGAAAACCATAAAGCTGCCGGCTTCATTGAAAATAATCCTGTAAAATCTAATTTAGTTAAAAATGCACTACAAGCAATAAAAAGAGAAAAAGGAACTATGCAGCAAGGCAAAGCTCCTATTTTAGTTGAAGATATTATTGAATTATCCATGTTATTTAACACCGAAGATATTATTCAATGTAGAGATAAAGCATTAATTTTATTAGGGTTTTCCGGTGCTTTTCGTCGCTCAGAACTAGTAAACATTCAATATGAAGATTTGACTTTCACCAGAGAAGGTTTAATTATTTTATTAAAAAATTCCAAAGCTGATCAGCTTGGCGAAGGCGAATATTTAGCAATTCCGTATGCTTCTGATAGAAATATCTGTGCTGTCACAGCTTTGCAAAAATGGATAGAGAAAAGCCATATCCATACAGGGCCTATTTTTCGCCCTTTCACAAAAAAACACCAGCTAAAAAACACTCATCTTTCAGATAAATCTGTAGCATTATTAGTAAAAAAATATATGGAATTACTCGGATTTGACTCCAGGGATTTTGCGGGGCATAGCTTACGACGGGGTTTTGCGAGTAGTGCCGCCCAACATAATGTAGATGAACGGACTATTATGCAACAAACTAGACATAAATCTGAAAAAATGGTACGCCGGTACATTGAGCAAGGAAATCTATTCAAAAATAATGCTTTGCGCAAAATGTTTTAA
- a CDS encoding polysaccharide deacetylase family protein, protein MIISLRISKIKKIVLALSVLFFLSALPFSHKFLVENSSNKEPIFHGDTTKQRVAFGCNVFWGEEYIPKMLEVLESHNVHITFFIGGTWAKKNPDMLKLIASKGHEIANHSYSHPHPNNLNKEKNKEEIQKAEDIINEITQVKTKLYAPPYGEYNNTVINAAEELGYPLMMWTVDTVDWKRPPPSVIKNRVMKKLSNGALILMHPTEPTVQALPELIEEILAQGYNIEPISDIL, encoded by the coding sequence TTGATAATAAGTTTGCGTATTTCTAAAATCAAAAAGATTGTATTAGCTTTAAGTGTGCTATTTTTCTTATCTGCATTACCTTTTTCTCATAAATTCTTAGTTGAAAATAGTAGTAATAAGGAGCCAATTTTCCACGGTGATACAACAAAACAAAGGGTGGCCTTTGGGTGTAATGTTTTTTGGGGAGAAGAATATATACCAAAAATGTTAGAAGTCTTAGAATCTCATAATGTACATATTACTTTTTTTATTGGCGGAACTTGGGCGAAGAAAAATCCGGATATGCTTAAATTGATTGCATCTAAAGGACATGAAATTGCGAATCATTCGTATAGTCATCCGCATCCTAATAATTTAAATAAAGAAAAAAATAAAGAAGAAATTCAAAAGGCTGAAGATATTATCAATGAAATAACACAAGTAAAAACCAAATTATATGCACCACCATATGGAGAATATAACAATACAGTAATTAATGCAGCGGAAGAACTTGGTTATCCGCTAATGATGTGGACAGTAGATACCGTAGATTGGAAGAGACCTCCTCCTTCGGTTATAAAGAATCGTGTAATGAAAAAACTCTCAAATGGCGCATTAATTTTAATGCATCCTACAGAACCAACTGTCCAGGCGTTGCCGGAGCTTATTGAAGAAATACTAGCCCAAGGATACAATATAGAGCCAATATCAGATATCTTATAA
- a CDS encoding N-acetylmuramoyl-L-alanine amidase family protein — translation MKKIYYILIVCFIASNFGLNDAYASSLNNENINQAKVQISSFLEKVAKTFLENLKKEYLNSDVKLNEKNESLAGKKILIDPGHGGTNPGAVSYGFREVDNNLAVSLKLKTLLEKQGANVLLTRYEDENIAERGSSLREELQARVDISREYQPDIFVSIHTNSNENPNIQGAMTFYYDEESKKLANSIQTGLINSIKATDKGIAKENFYVLRNSEIPAVLVEMGFITNKNEAEKLNSDNYRDLIAQGISKGISEYFSK, via the coding sequence ATGAAAAAAATATATTATATCTTAATTGTTTGTTTTATTGCATCGAATTTTGGATTAAATGATGCATATGCTTCTTCTCTAAATAATGAAAATATAAATCAAGCTAAAGTACAAATATCAAGTTTTTTAGAGAAAGTAGCAAAAACGTTTTTGGAAAATTTAAAGAAAGAATATTTAAATAGTGATGTTAAATTAAATGAAAAAAATGAGAGCTTAGCTGGTAAGAAAATACTAATTGATCCTGGACATGGAGGAACAAATCCCGGTGCTGTATCTTATGGCTTTCGAGAAGTTGATAATAACTTAGCAGTCTCATTAAAGTTGAAAACTTTATTAGAAAAACAAGGAGCAAATGTTCTCTTAACTAGGTATGAAGATGAGAATATAGCAGAGCGAGGAAGCTCTTTGCGTGAAGAATTACAAGCTAGAGTAGATATTAGTCGTGAGTACCAACCAGATATTTTTGTAAGTATTCATACGAATTCAAATGAAAATCCAAATATTCAAGGGGCAATGACTTTTTACTATGATGAAGAGTCAAAAAAATTAGCTAATTCTATTCAAACTGGCTTGATTAATTCTATCAAAGCTACAGACAAAGGAATTGCTAAAGAGAATTTTTATGTTTTACGAAACTCAGAAATTCCTGCTGTTTTAGTAGAAATGGGCTTTATTACAAATAAAAATGAGGCAGAAAAGCTAAACTCAGATAATTATCGTGACTTAATCGCGCAAGGTATTAGTAAAGGCATCTCGGAGTATTTCTCAAAATAA
- the hflX gene encoding GTPase HflX: MDDIYGDTDGIKKSILDNLKTLYQMTIPSYQIITADLARSLLDFTRQLNKEIAIYVNRRGNIIKIAIGGIKNVSLPEIRVSNRKLSGVRCIHTHPNGESDLSSHDISALKHLKFDVMAAIADDSQNNIIVSIAFLTGECEERDSFIVEEIKSLSISAIERLDLKYLTTIIDNRLLNQSNLIDLNFSERAILVGLETKNKKMHWSINDSLHELSQLAETAGADVISQIQQKRDLPDSALFLGKGKIEELLLLIQDIRATLVIFDDELSPSQQRNIENILNIKVLDRTALILDIFAQRARSFEGKLQVELAQMQYRLPRIGGQGLILSRLGGGIGTRGPGETKLEVDKRKIRSRITEIERQISLIKKQRSLQRENRSKSNTPTVALVGYTNAGKSTLLNLLTNANVFAENKLFATLDPTTRKLNLANAKTVLLTDTVGFIQKLPHQLISAFRATLEEVQEADLLLHVVDCSHPNYLEQINSVMSVLSELNVDDKPMILVYNKCDKLSSIPTYPKENELYISAKNRIGIDSLLKQIEEFFLQQHLELELLIPYNESALISQLHEIAVVQKIEYVELGNLVQVSIPSEYLAKYEKYKNI, from the coding sequence ATGGACGATATATATGGAGATACTGATGGAATAAAAAAGAGTATTTTAGATAATTTAAAAACTCTTTATCAAATGACAATTCCTTCTTATCAAATTATTACTGCTGATTTGGCAAGAAGTTTATTAGATTTTACAAGGCAATTAAATAAAGAAATTGCCATTTATGTGAACAGACGTGGCAACATTATTAAAATTGCAATTGGTGGCATAAAAAATGTAAGTTTACCTGAAATCCGTGTTTCGAATCGCAAATTAAGTGGAGTTAGATGTATCCACACGCACCCTAATGGTGAATCTGATTTAAGTAGTCATGATATATCTGCTTTAAAACATTTGAAATTTGATGTTATGGCAGCTATAGCGGATGATTCACAGAATAATATTATAGTTTCTATTGCATTTTTGACGGGAGAATGTGAAGAAAGAGATTCTTTTATAGTAGAAGAAATAAAAAGTTTGTCGATTTCAGCTATTGAACGATTAGACTTAAAGTATTTAACTACAATTATTGATAATCGCCTTCTAAATCAATCTAATTTAATCGACTTAAATTTTTCGGAACGAGCAATTTTAGTTGGATTAGAGACAAAAAATAAAAAGATGCATTGGAGTATTAATGATTCCTTACATGAACTAAGTCAGTTAGCTGAGACTGCTGGTGCAGACGTTATATCTCAAATTCAGCAGAAGAGAGATTTGCCGGATAGCGCATTGTTTTTAGGAAAAGGGAAAATAGAGGAGTTGCTATTATTAATTCAAGATATACGAGCAACTCTTGTTATTTTTGACGATGAGTTATCACCATCACAACAAAGAAATATTGAAAATATATTAAATATAAAGGTTTTAGATCGGACAGCGTTAATTTTGGACATATTTGCACAAAGAGCACGTTCCTTTGAAGGAAAGTTGCAAGTTGAGTTAGCACAAATGCAATACCGCTTACCTAGAATAGGGGGGCAGGGACTCATTTTGTCCAGACTTGGCGGGGGAATAGGAACTAGAGGCCCCGGGGAGACGAAACTTGAAGTTGATAAAAGAAAAATTCGCAGTCGGATTACAGAGATTGAGCGGCAAATTAGCTTAATAAAAAAACAGCGTTCGTTACAAAGAGAAAATCGTTCCAAGAGCAATACGCCTACAGTTGCCTTAGTGGGGTATACAAACGCAGGAAAATCAACTCTTTTAAATTTGTTAACGAATGCTAATGTATTTGCAGAAAATAAACTTTTTGCGACGTTAGATCCTACTACTAGAAAATTGAATTTAGCGAATGCGAAAACAGTACTTTTAACAGATACGGTAGGATTTATTCAAAAGCTACCACATCAATTGATTTCTGCTTTTAGGGCCACATTAGAAGAGGTTCAAGAGGCTGATTTATTGTTACATGTTGTTGATTGTAGTCATCCTAATTATTTAGAGCAAATAAATTCGGTTATGTCCGTTTTAAGTGAATTAAATGTTGATGATAAGCCCATGATTTTGGTATACAATAAATGTGATAAATTGTCGAGTATACCAACTTATCCAAAAGAAAATGAATTATATATTTCGGCTAAAAATCGTATTGGAATAGATTCTTTATTAAAGCAAATTGAAGAGTTTTTTCTACAACAACATCTTGAACTTGAGTTGTTAATTCCATATAATGAAAGCGCATTAATTTCACAATTACATGAAATAGCAGTTGTACAAAAAATTGAATATGTTGAATTAGGAAACTTAGTACAAGTTTCTATTCCTAGTGAGTATTTAGCAAAGTATGAGAAGTATAAAAACATATAG